The following are encoded together in the Myxococcus guangdongensis genome:
- a CDS encoding carboxypeptidase regulatory-like domain-containing protein yields the protein MDLDNLRIRVSGRARVLPEAERWLAAQGQPTPTLGGVPIAIQEPLRVAVNDDNPTFGTGTVEGDGAFAVEDVPVREVHQGLATSLEGAGLVRTLTPVYDSVFTGARPRTDVIEASVWALPEPFHDALGTAFGEPLLRGLTSDRARTLRDAGFVLGRVVDASGQPRAGVRVVPDRSELAERIFYPSADFNSVDQVGTSSDGLFIYVHTGLDAETFRLGVEGDDTYVARNASVAPGWGYVLNVYPGIYAPAAP from the coding sequence GTGGACCTGGACAACCTCCGCATCCGCGTCAGCGGACGCGCGCGGGTCCTCCCCGAGGCCGAGCGATGGCTCGCCGCCCAGGGACAACCCACGCCCACGTTGGGCGGAGTCCCCATCGCCATCCAGGAGCCGCTCCGGGTGGCGGTGAATGACGACAACCCCACGTTCGGCACCGGCACGGTGGAGGGCGATGGCGCCTTCGCCGTGGAGGACGTCCCGGTTCGTGAAGTGCACCAAGGACTGGCGACGAGCCTGGAGGGCGCGGGGCTGGTGCGCACGCTCACGCCCGTCTACGACAGCGTCTTCACGGGAGCACGACCCCGCACGGACGTCATCGAGGCGAGCGTGTGGGCCCTGCCCGAGCCGTTCCACGACGCGCTGGGCACGGCCTTCGGTGAGCCCCTCCTGCGCGGGCTGACCAGTGACCGCGCCCGCACGTTGCGCGACGCGGGCTTCGTGCTGGGACGCGTCGTCGATGCGAGCGGGCAACCTCGCGCGGGCGTGCGCGTGGTGCCGGACCGGAGCGAGCTGGCCGAGCGCATCTTCTACCCGTCCGCGGACTTCAACAGCGTCGACCAGGTGGGCACGTCGTCGGATGGATTGTTCATCTACGTCCACACCGGCCTGGACGCGGAGACGTTCCGACTCGGCGTGGAGGGTGACGACACGTACGTGGCTCGCAACGCATCCGTCGCGCCCGGGTGGGGGTACGTGCTCAACGTCTACCCTGGCATCTACGCGCCCGCCGCGCCCTGA
- a CDS encoding sensor histidine kinase — MHPNGGGQTRNQGMAHALAWVAAMVVLLLGLATLTGWLLSSRPLWPEGISRTVTAPRTCVALVLGGLALALRLPARPSLAHRRLSTLCAAGMWLIGFVSVAQDVMPPMGPLDAFFTRASGVLDLRIRPSPLTAPCLLLLGTAMLLPEREGPRLSWNDALVMAAVLVALLGFNGLLLGPLVGEAGETFPAHRTMGLYTSIAVLLLGVGVPCSRPERGLAERLTRDTFGGFLARRMVPLALLGPTLLGACLALLHLAGLLGREAKLPLFATLLSAGGAVLVLLVARALEMLEAGQRRATAALAASEARYRGLLETTPEPLLMVDASGRMRFVNAEAERVFGHPRESLLGHEVDVLVPEGLFSGQRLDGDSTARALRGRRADGTPVALEARFRNVHGPEGPSLLVVLRDVTEREQATARLQAAHEEAEVQRGLVQAVLNHAPVGVFFTDPTRDSLLMANPFAQTMLGPLPEHPRRGTYLDRLRHPDGSPLTMEDLPSTRATRTGEVVGPEELLITRPDGVATPVLITAAPVFGPQGEPRGVVVTGQDLTTRHELERLREEYVSLISHDLRNPLQGITLRASLLAHALKERGMSREESLTQAILHNVEWMKSMIEELLEGSRLESRRVELRREPTDVARFLDGVLERDVPPDLRERFLLEVAAPVPLAWVDTARLERVLTNLLGNAAKYSPAGRPIHVRVSTSPEDHVVVAVRDEGPGLAREDAEHVFDKYYRTRQGSASDTQGLGLGLYISRLIIEAHGGRIWVESEPGQGSTFCISLPTTPQGPEPHPPEEGVGPKGLE; from the coding sequence ATGCATCCGAATGGCGGGGGCCAGACCCGCAACCAGGGCATGGCCCACGCACTCGCCTGGGTCGCCGCGATGGTCGTCCTCCTGTTGGGGCTCGCCACCCTCACCGGCTGGCTGCTCTCGTCGCGCCCCCTCTGGCCCGAGGGCATCAGCAGGACCGTCACGGCCCCTCGCACCTGCGTCGCCCTGGTGCTCGGCGGCCTGGCCCTGGCGCTCCGGCTGCCTGCCCGCCCCTCCCTGGCGCATCGGAGACTGTCCACGCTCTGCGCCGCCGGCATGTGGCTCATCGGCTTCGTCAGCGTCGCGCAGGACGTGATGCCTCCCATGGGCCCCCTGGACGCGTTCTTCACCCGGGCGTCCGGCGTCCTCGACCTGCGCATCCGCCCCTCTCCCCTCACCGCCCCGTGCCTGCTCCTGCTGGGCACCGCGATGCTCCTCCCCGAGCGCGAGGGACCTCGACTGTCGTGGAACGACGCGCTCGTGATGGCGGCCGTGCTGGTCGCGCTGCTGGGCTTCAATGGCCTGCTGCTCGGGCCGCTGGTCGGCGAAGCCGGAGAGACCTTCCCCGCCCACCGCACCATGGGCCTCTACACCTCCATCGCCGTGCTGCTCCTGGGCGTGGGCGTGCCCTGCTCACGGCCCGAGCGAGGGCTGGCGGAGCGGCTCACCCGGGACACCTTCGGCGGCTTCCTCGCACGGAGGATGGTGCCCCTGGCCTTGCTCGGCCCCACCCTGCTGGGCGCGTGCCTGGCCCTGCTCCATCTGGCGGGACTGCTCGGACGCGAAGCGAAGCTCCCCCTCTTCGCCACGCTCCTCAGCGCGGGCGGCGCGGTGCTCGTGCTGCTGGTGGCGCGCGCGCTGGAGATGCTCGAGGCGGGACAACGCCGCGCCACCGCCGCGCTGGCCGCCTCCGAGGCGCGCTACCGCGGCCTGCTGGAGACCACCCCCGAGCCCCTGCTCATGGTCGACGCGAGCGGGCGGATGCGCTTCGTCAACGCGGAGGCGGAGCGCGTGTTCGGCCACCCCCGCGAATCCCTGCTCGGACACGAAGTCGACGTGCTCGTGCCCGAGGGGCTCTTCAGCGGCCAACGCCTGGACGGGGACTCCACCGCGCGCGCCCTGCGTGGACGACGCGCGGATGGCACGCCGGTGGCGCTGGAAGCACGGTTTCGCAACGTGCACGGGCCTGAAGGACCCAGTCTGCTCGTCGTCCTGCGCGACGTCACCGAGCGCGAGCAGGCCACCGCCCGACTCCAGGCCGCACACGAAGAGGCGGAGGTGCAGCGGGGGCTCGTGCAAGCCGTGCTCAACCACGCCCCCGTGGGCGTGTTCTTCACGGACCCGACCCGGGACTCGCTGCTGATGGCCAACCCCTTCGCGCAGACGATGCTCGGCCCGCTGCCGGAGCACCCGCGGCGAGGCACCTACCTGGACCGGCTGAGACATCCCGACGGAAGCCCGCTCACGATGGAGGACCTGCCCTCCACTCGCGCCACCCGGACAGGCGAGGTCGTGGGCCCCGAGGAGCTGCTCATCACGCGACCCGATGGTGTGGCCACCCCCGTGCTCATCACCGCGGCGCCGGTGTTCGGCCCTCAGGGAGAGCCGCGCGGCGTGGTCGTCACCGGTCAGGACCTCACCACCCGGCACGAGCTGGAGCGCCTGCGCGAGGAGTACGTGAGCCTCATCTCGCATGACCTGCGCAATCCCCTGCAGGGCATCACGCTGCGCGCCAGCCTGCTCGCCCACGCGCTGAAGGAGCGCGGCATGTCGCGCGAGGAGTCCCTCACGCAGGCCATCCTCCACAACGTCGAGTGGATGAAGTCCATGATTGAAGAGCTGCTCGAGGGCTCGCGACTGGAGTCCCGCCGCGTGGAGCTGCGACGCGAGCCGACCGACGTGGCGCGCTTCCTCGACGGCGTGCTCGAACGCGACGTCCCGCCGGACCTGCGCGAGCGCTTCCTCCTGGAGGTCGCCGCGCCCGTGCCCCTCGCGTGGGTGGACACCGCGCGACTGGAGCGGGTGCTCACCAACCTGCTGGGCAACGCCGCCAAGTACAGCCCCGCCGGGCGCCCCATCCACGTGCGCGTGTCCACCTCACCGGAGGACCACGTCGTGGTGGCGGTGCGAGACGAAGGCCCGGGCCTGGCGCGCGAGGACGCCGAGCACGTCTTCGACAAGTACTACCGCACCCGTCAGGGCAGCGCGTCCGACACGCAGGGCCTGGGGCTGGGCCTCTACATCAGCCGGCTCATCATCGAAGCCCACGGCGGCCGCATCTGGGTGGAGAGCGAGCCGGGCCAGGGCTCCACCTTCTGCATCAGCCTGCCCACCACACCCCAGGGCCCCGAGCCCCATCCCCCCGAGGAGGGCGTGGGACCCAAGGGCCTGGAGTGA
- a CDS encoding TolB family protein has product MPRSWPWWARWSLAALAVLGVGCSGRCGGTSGAGPLSKEEARAIPGAVVFLSERAGQKDVWQVSPDGTETRITKGPEDEYPGPVAPDGKSLLVVAVREQGGMQFQQLRIQPLAGGDALPLHAPRARSRNASWAPDGSWLVAESDAQGFSDLVRLEPREGASEVRLTQVKQGCFEPAISPDGQEVAFVCSREGDPEIYVTKADGTAERRLTAFHREDRSPGWSPDGKWLVFVSDRENRERLYLVRPDGSELRAVSGEHFSGDEREPAFSPDGQTLVYVSRAADGKSRMWRVSVAGGVPVALTDGQRRDDMPAWSPDGKYLAFVSEREGNTDVYLMRADGSGQTRLTTAQAPDWLPRWVARR; this is encoded by the coding sequence ATGCCGCGTTCCTGGCCGTGGTGGGCGCGGTGGAGTCTCGCCGCGCTCGCCGTGCTCGGCGTCGGATGTTCCGGCCGGTGTGGCGGGACGTCGGGCGCCGGGCCGCTGTCGAAGGAGGAGGCGCGCGCCATCCCCGGCGCGGTGGTCTTCCTGTCGGAGCGGGCGGGTCAGAAGGACGTGTGGCAGGTGAGCCCTGACGGGACGGAGACGCGAATCACGAAGGGCCCCGAGGACGAGTACCCAGGTCCCGTGGCCCCGGATGGAAAATCCCTGCTCGTGGTGGCGGTGCGGGAGCAGGGTGGGATGCAGTTCCAGCAGCTGCGCATCCAGCCCCTCGCGGGTGGAGACGCGCTGCCGCTGCATGCGCCCAGGGCGCGCTCGCGCAACGCGAGCTGGGCGCCGGACGGCTCGTGGCTGGTGGCCGAGTCGGACGCGCAGGGCTTCAGCGACCTGGTGCGGCTGGAGCCGCGCGAGGGTGCGTCGGAGGTGCGGCTGACGCAGGTGAAGCAGGGGTGCTTCGAGCCCGCCATCTCACCGGACGGTCAGGAGGTGGCCTTCGTGTGCAGCCGCGAGGGCGACCCGGAAATCTACGTGACGAAGGCGGACGGGACGGCGGAGCGGCGCCTCACCGCGTTCCATCGCGAGGACCGCTCCCCGGGCTGGAGTCCGGACGGGAAGTGGCTCGTCTTCGTCAGTGACCGGGAGAACCGGGAGCGGCTGTACCTGGTGCGACCGGATGGCTCGGAGCTGCGAGCGGTGTCGGGTGAGCACTTCTCCGGCGACGAGCGCGAGCCGGCCTTCAGTCCGGATGGCCAGACGCTGGTGTACGTCAGCCGCGCGGCGGACGGCAAGAGCCGCATGTGGCGCGTGTCCGTGGCGGGCGGTGTGCCGGTGGCGCTGACGGACGGTCAGCGGCGCGACGACATGCCGGCGTGGAGCCCGGATGGGAAGTACCTGGCCTTCGTGTCGGAGCGCGAGGGGAACACGGACGTGTACCTGATGCGCGCCGATGGCAGCGGCCAGACGCGGCTCACCACCGCCCAGGCGCCGGACTGGCTGCCGCGCTGGGTGGCGCGACGCTAG
- a CDS encoding golvesin C-terminal-like domain-containing protein, with amino-acid sequence MHVLSKTFAATAAALALSACGPQQEAPPPEAPPATEVPSGAADDAARAIADQARRTPSELDALFAQAAREFDVPVSLLKAISYTETRWEHVKGEEEFEGRPAAFGLLALRGDKVTRGAALAGVTEDQVRGEPLANLRAGAALLSQHATEAGIDRKDLGAWAPAAVALTDISDPDVQAYYVHNEVYATLRDGAGAFTPEGKVAVSLEGARVEAKFALPKMQAMAAGPDYSGSIWRESPNFNARPAGTNVSMIIIHTCEGGYAGCWGWLTNSAAGVSAHYVVNESGSEISQLVRESARAWHVGASYDCNLNGKVDCGLQGTSVNHFSVGIEHGGFASQTSFPAGQIDASAKLSCNISTDQGIVRDSYHIVAHGKLQPASRTDPGPNWPWSSYISKIKSHCGDGGTPTGTIVVDSHNANNDTTKARADVPATWSSGTSAGYYGSGYYFASTQPISEPVVFNFYLASAGTKTIDAWWVAGTNRSPAAPFIINHAGGKATVTANQQAGGAAWNTLGTYSFNAGWNTVQLSRWATEGYVVMADAIRVR; translated from the coding sequence ATGCATGTGTTGAGTAAGACGTTCGCGGCCACCGCCGCGGCCCTGGCCCTTTCTGCGTGTGGTCCGCAGCAGGAGGCGCCGCCGCCGGAGGCCCCGCCCGCGACCGAGGTGCCTTCGGGCGCGGCGGACGACGCGGCCCGCGCCATCGCGGACCAGGCGCGCCGCACGCCGAGCGAGCTGGACGCGCTGTTCGCCCAGGCGGCCCGTGAGTTCGACGTCCCGGTGAGCCTGCTCAAGGCCATCTCCTACACGGAGACGCGCTGGGAGCACGTGAAGGGCGAGGAGGAGTTCGAGGGCCGTCCCGCGGCGTTTGGCCTCCTGGCCCTGCGCGGTGACAAGGTCACCCGGGGCGCGGCGCTGGCTGGGGTGACGGAAGACCAGGTGCGCGGCGAGCCGCTGGCGAACCTTCGCGCGGGCGCGGCGCTGTTGTCCCAGCACGCCACCGAGGCGGGCATCGACCGGAAGGACCTGGGCGCGTGGGCTCCGGCGGCGGTGGCGCTGACGGACATCAGCGACCCGGACGTGCAGGCGTACTACGTCCACAACGAGGTGTACGCCACGCTGCGCGACGGCGCGGGCGCCTTCACGCCCGAGGGCAAGGTGGCCGTGTCGCTCGAGGGCGCGCGGGTGGAGGCGAAGTTCGCGCTGCCGAAGATGCAGGCGATGGCGGCGGGCCCGGACTACTCGGGCTCCATCTGGCGCGAGTCGCCCAACTTCAACGCGCGGCCGGCCGGCACCAACGTGTCGATGATCATCATCCACACCTGCGAGGGCGGCTACGCCGGGTGCTGGGGCTGGCTGACGAACTCCGCGGCGGGCGTGTCCGCGCACTACGTGGTCAACGAGAGCGGCAGCGAGATTTCGCAGCTGGTGCGCGAGTCGGCCCGCGCCTGGCACGTGGGGGCGTCCTACGACTGCAACCTCAACGGCAAGGTGGACTGCGGTCTGCAGGGCACGTCGGTGAACCACTTCTCGGTGGGCATCGAGCACGGCGGCTTCGCCAGCCAGACGTCCTTCCCGGCCGGGCAGATCGACGCCTCCGCGAAGCTGTCCTGCAACATCTCCACCGACCAGGGCATCGTCCGCGACAGCTACCACATCGTCGCGCACGGCAAGCTCCAGCCCGCGTCCCGCACGGACCCGGGTCCGAACTGGCCGTGGAGCAGCTACATCAGCAAGATCAAGAGCCACTGCGGTGACGGCGGCACGCCCACGGGCACCATCGTCGTGGACAGCCACAACGCCAACAACGACACGACGAAGGCGCGCGCGGACGTGCCCGCCACGTGGTCGTCCGGCACCAGCGCCGGCTACTACGGCAGCGGCTACTACTTCGCCTCCACGCAGCCCATCTCGGAGCCCGTGGTGTTCAACTTCTACCTGGCCTCGGCCGGCACGAAGACCATCGACGCGTGGTGGGTGGCGGGCACCAACCGCTCCCCGGCAGCGCCCTTCATCATCAACCACGCGGGCGGCAAGGCCACGGTGACGGCGAACCAGCAGGCCGGCGGCGCGGCGTGGAACACGCTGGGCACGTACTCGTTCAACGCGGGCTGGAACACGGTGCAGCTGAGCCGCTGGGCCACCGAGGGCTACGTCGTCATGGCGGACGCCATCCGGGTGCGGTGA
- a CDS encoding metallophosphoesterase: MRLFGIGDTHLPSTRNKDMERFGWMEHPRPLQRAWDEKVRPEDIVIVAGDISWATRPHEVMDDLKWLDERPGRKLLVRGNHDYWWGDSASKLRKLLEPFKTLEAFLHNSAAVMGPWVIAGTRLWTAPEAPPMPGGEMGDEPIDQGYVERETRRLATSIEDAKKKEAASPTPLVRVAAVHFPPLYANEKATAFSDPIEAFKPKVCVYGHLHSTGIPAGFTGERAGVRYVLASCDAAGFSPMLLDEV, from the coding sequence ATGCGGCTTTTCGGTATCGGCGACACGCACCTGCCCTCGACGCGGAACAAGGACATGGAGCGCTTCGGGTGGATGGAGCACCCGCGGCCCCTGCAGCGCGCGTGGGACGAGAAGGTGCGGCCGGAGGACATCGTCATCGTCGCGGGGGACATCTCCTGGGCGACGCGGCCCCACGAAGTGATGGACGACCTGAAGTGGTTGGATGAGCGTCCGGGGCGCAAGCTCCTGGTGCGCGGCAACCACGACTACTGGTGGGGCGACTCGGCGTCGAAGCTGCGCAAGCTGCTCGAGCCGTTCAAGACGCTGGAGGCGTTCCTCCACAACAGCGCGGCGGTGATGGGGCCGTGGGTGATTGCCGGCACGCGGCTGTGGACGGCGCCCGAGGCCCCGCCGATGCCGGGCGGCGAGATGGGGGATGAGCCCATCGACCAGGGCTACGTGGAGCGCGAGACGCGCAGGCTCGCCACGTCCATCGAGGACGCGAAGAAGAAGGAGGCGGCCAGCCCCACGCCGCTGGTGCGCGTGGCCGCCGTGCACTTCCCGCCGCTGTACGCCAACGAGAAGGCCACCGCGTTCAGCGACCCCATCGAGGCGTTCAAGCCGAAGGTGTGCGTGTACGGCCACCTGCACTCGACGGGCATCCCCGCGGGCTTCACCGGCGAGCGCGCCGGCGTGCGCTACGTGCTGGCGTCGTGCGACGCGGCGGGATTCTCGCCCATGCTGCTCGACGAGGTGTGA
- a CDS encoding TIGR02265 family protein: MPSNKSELAARLAATQPGDAVRGLFFKAVFSLVQQRAGLAALEQVRAGVLAKDYSDLRTYPVQEFLNLLYLAADALEEPMGSEEAVYHACGESNVTRYSTGPGMLIFGIISRGDPQKLFSGAQMGYSAAVTYGTREYVTTGPKSGTLRVRRDMLPPAYHEGILTGALKVLGLKGTAKAHPQGIDRVDYDITWE; the protein is encoded by the coding sequence ATGCCGTCCAACAAGTCGGAGCTCGCCGCGCGACTGGCGGCCACGCAGCCCGGCGACGCGGTGCGAGGGCTGTTCTTCAAGGCGGTGTTCAGCCTGGTCCAGCAGAGGGCGGGGCTGGCCGCGCTGGAGCAGGTGCGCGCGGGGGTGCTGGCCAAGGACTACTCGGACCTGCGCACCTACCCGGTGCAGGAGTTCCTGAACCTGCTCTACCTGGCGGCGGACGCGCTCGAGGAGCCGATGGGCTCCGAGGAGGCCGTGTACCACGCGTGTGGTGAGTCCAACGTCACGCGCTACTCCACGGGACCGGGGATGCTCATCTTCGGCATCATCTCCCGCGGAGACCCGCAGAAGCTCTTCTCCGGAGCGCAGATGGGCTACAGCGCGGCCGTCACGTACGGCACCCGCGAGTACGTCACCACGGGGCCCAAGTCCGGCACCCTGCGCGTGCGTCGGGACATGCTGCCCCCCGCGTACCACGAGGGCATCCTCACCGGCGCATTGAAGGTGTTGGGATTGAAGGGCACGGCGAAGGCCCATCCGCAGGGCATCGACCGCGTCGACTACGACATCACCTGGGAGTGA
- a CDS encoding hotdog family protein → MLDVAPASILSSALSSGAPSATPWNDVPQRDWSNLAPHTVLSAQELYPRICVRDPYFALKDVTVMGKGEVVARIPVQQDPDAEAGLIGIAEAGRHLAILGSCASALVAPKDGQHFYLACGARGEWLRREPMARSTDLLWGLAQASLTGKRTATARTLLSAPDGTPVFRLEVDYNVLSAAAFTRLFGEARQDMRREPRRDDGIQRTPEEWARLRSNPYGKALALRDWRPDGESLTASLGPVTPEMCKGHFALHPVMPVAIVASGMTRVATTLLRKLEGAPWARVLAKDVRLKADSLAYAGQTVVFGAHRQSRDGANHVFSCQASVGERVVAELDVTYERVE, encoded by the coding sequence ATGCTCGACGTCGCCCCCGCTTCGATCCTCTCCTCCGCTCTCTCCTCCGGCGCCCCTTCCGCGACGCCTTGGAACGACGTCCCGCAGCGCGACTGGTCGAACCTGGCCCCGCACACGGTGCTGAGCGCGCAGGAGCTGTACCCGCGCATCTGCGTCCGCGACCCGTACTTCGCGCTGAAGGACGTGACGGTGATGGGCAAGGGCGAGGTGGTGGCGCGCATCCCGGTGCAGCAGGACCCGGACGCGGAAGCGGGCCTCATCGGCATCGCGGAGGCGGGCCGTCACCTGGCCATCCTGGGCTCGTGCGCGTCCGCGCTGGTGGCGCCCAAGGACGGGCAGCACTTCTACCTGGCGTGCGGCGCGCGCGGTGAGTGGCTGCGCCGCGAGCCGATGGCGCGCTCCACGGACCTGCTCTGGGGCCTGGCGCAGGCGAGCCTCACCGGCAAGCGCACCGCCACGGCGCGCACGCTCCTGTCCGCGCCGGACGGCACCCCGGTGTTCCGCCTGGAGGTGGACTACAACGTGCTGTCCGCCGCCGCCTTCACCCGCCTGTTCGGCGAGGCGCGCCAGGACATGCGCCGCGAGCCGCGCCGCGACGACGGCATCCAGCGCACCCCCGAGGAGTGGGCCCGCCTGCGCTCCAACCCGTACGGCAAGGCGCTGGCCCTGCGCGACTGGCGCCCGGACGGTGAGAGCCTCACCGCGTCGCTGGGTCCCGTCACCCCGGAGATGTGCAAGGGCCACTTCGCCCTGCACCCGGTGATGCCGGTGGCGATCGTCGCGAGCGGCATGACGCGCGTGGCGACGACGCTGCTGCGCAAGCTCGAGGGCGCGCCGTGGGCGCGGGTGCTGGCCAAGGACGTGCGCCTGAAGGCGGACAGCCTGGCGTACGCGGGCCAGACGGTGGTGTTCGGCGCGCACCGCCAGTCGCGCGATGGCGCCAACCACGTCTTCTCCTGCCAGGCCTCGGTGGGCGAGCGCGTCGTGGCGGAGCTGGACGTCACCTACGAGCGCGTGGAGTAG
- a CDS encoding potassium transporter Kup codes for MGSAKGGRVKATTTGVPGGEEVREGPDTFKRTALLALGALGIVYGDIGTSPLYALRECFTGPHGIHPTPENVLGVLSLIFWSLLIIVSVKYLIFVMRADNRGEGGILALMALVMQRQKGQTHLNRPVLITLGIFGAALLYGDGIITPAMTVLSAVEGLGVATPVFEPFVVPITLAILALVFFVQRHGTAGIGAVFGPVMCVWFLTLAALGVKELVHNPAVLGALSPVHGVMLFVHSGWHGFLVMGGVFLVVTGCEALYADMGHFGWKPIRWAWFCGVLPALMLNYLGQGALLLRDASAARNPFYLLAPSWLLYPLVLLSAVAGVIASQALISGAFSLTRQAMQLGYSPRMEVVHTSAEEMGQIYLPGINWALMVGVFTLVLTFRSSSALASAYGIAVSTTMLITSVMAYVVARERWGVSRALALPVAGLFLTVELAFFSANAMKVADGGWFPLLLAVVIFTLMTTWKRGRDILAAKLRASSIPLKELLGSFGDHPPVRVPGTAIFMTGNAEGTPPALLHNLKHNKVLHEQVVLLTIQTEDVPHVPAEERVEVEPLEQGFVRVVATYGFTENPSIPDVLKRCREKGLQFQLMGTSFFLGRETLIPSKKPGMAMWREALFSWMSRNARSATAYFRIPPNRVVELGSQVEL; via the coding sequence GTGGGTTCGGCTAAAGGGGGGCGCGTGAAAGCCACCACCACCGGAGTACCGGGCGGCGAGGAGGTTCGGGAAGGCCCCGACACCTTCAAGCGCACGGCGCTCCTGGCCCTCGGGGCCCTGGGCATCGTCTACGGCGACATCGGGACGAGCCCCCTCTACGCGTTGCGCGAGTGTTTCACCGGCCCGCACGGCATCCACCCCACGCCGGAGAATGTCCTCGGGGTGCTGTCGCTCATCTTCTGGTCCCTGCTCATCATCGTCTCGGTGAAGTACCTCATCTTCGTGATGCGGGCGGACAACCGGGGCGAGGGCGGCATCCTGGCGCTGATGGCGCTGGTGATGCAGCGGCAGAAGGGACAGACGCACCTGAACCGCCCGGTGCTCATCACCCTGGGCATCTTCGGCGCGGCGCTCCTCTATGGAGACGGCATCATCACCCCGGCGATGACGGTGCTCAGCGCGGTGGAGGGCCTGGGCGTGGCCACGCCCGTGTTCGAGCCCTTCGTCGTGCCCATCACCCTGGCCATCCTGGCGCTTGTCTTCTTCGTCCAGCGCCACGGGACGGCGGGCATCGGCGCGGTGTTCGGCCCGGTGATGTGCGTGTGGTTCCTCACGCTGGCGGCGCTGGGGGTGAAGGAGCTGGTGCACAACCCCGCGGTGCTGGGCGCGCTGTCACCCGTGCACGGGGTGATGCTCTTCGTGCACAGCGGCTGGCACGGCTTCCTGGTCATGGGCGGCGTGTTCCTCGTCGTCACGGGCTGCGAGGCGCTCTACGCGGACATGGGCCACTTCGGCTGGAAGCCCATCCGCTGGGCCTGGTTCTGCGGCGTGCTGCCGGCCCTGATGCTCAACTACCTGGGCCAGGGCGCGCTGCTCTTGCGCGACGCGAGCGCGGCGCGAAACCCCTTCTACCTGCTGGCGCCCTCGTGGCTCTTGTATCCCCTGGTGCTCCTGTCGGCGGTGGCGGGCGTCATCGCCTCCCAGGCGCTCATCTCCGGCGCCTTCTCGCTGACGCGCCAGGCGATGCAGCTGGGCTACAGCCCCCGCATGGAGGTGGTGCACACCTCGGCGGAGGAGATGGGCCAGATTTATCTGCCGGGCATCAACTGGGCGCTGATGGTGGGCGTCTTCACGCTGGTGCTGACGTTCCGCTCCTCGAGCGCGCTGGCGTCCGCGTATGGCATCGCCGTGTCCACGACGATGCTCATCACCTCCGTCATGGCCTACGTCGTCGCCCGCGAGCGCTGGGGTGTCAGCCGCGCGCTGGCCCTGCCCGTGGCGGGCCTGTTCCTCACGGTGGAGCTGGCCTTCTTCAGCGCCAACGCGATGAAGGTGGCGGATGGCGGCTGGTTCCCACTGCTGCTCGCCGTCGTCATCTTCACCCTGATGACCACGTGGAAGCGCGGCCGCGACATCCTCGCCGCCAAGCTGCGCGCCTCGAGCATCCCCCTGAAGGAGCTGCTCGGCAGCTTCGGCGACCACCCGCCCGTGCGCGTGCCGGGCACCGCCATCTTCATGACGGGCAACGCCGAGGGCACGCCCCCCGCGCTGCTGCACAACCTCAAGCACAACAAGGTGCTGCACGAGCAGGTGGTGCTGCTGACGATACAGACGGAGGACGTCCCCCACGTCCCCGCCGAGGAGCGCGTGGAGGTGGAGCCCCTGGAGCAGGGCTTCGTCCGCGTGGTGGCCACCTACGGCTTCACCGAGAACCCCAGCATCCCCGACGTGCTCAAGCGCTGCCGGGAGAAGGGGCTCCAGTTCCAGCTCATGGGCACCAGCTTCTTCCTGGGCCGCGAGACGCTGATTCCCTCCAAGAAGCCCGGCATGGCCATGTGGCGCGAGGCGCTCTTCTCCTGGATGAGCCGCAACGCCCGCAGCGCCACCGCCTACTTCCGGATTCCGCCCAACCGCGTGGTGGAGCTGGGAAGCCAGGTCGAGCTGTAG